The genomic DNA TGGACGCTGCGGAGGAGCACTACGAGGCGTACGCCGAGAAGCTGGGCACCCTGATGACCTACTACTCCGCGGAGCGCGAGGACGAGATCCTGACGGGCAACATCCGGAACAAGCTCGTGTACCTGCGGCGCGACAACAAGCGCTACTTCGAGATGAAGGACCGGATCATCGCTGCCGTGGACGCGCTGCACGCGGAGGTGAGGGGGTGGCTCAGGGCGAGCAGGGACGAGGACGCGTCGAAGCTGGCGTCGGCGTGGTACCACGTGACGTACCACCCGGACCGCCGCGGCGAGAAGCGGTTCTGGAGCTTCCCCTGGATCGCCAGTGACACCCTGCTGGCGATCAAGGCGGCCAGGAGGTGCACCAAGCTGGTGGAAGACGCCGCCGCAGTGCCGATGGACTGCGACGCCTAGAGGGTAGTGCCGCTGCGTGCTGCGCCAGTGAAGTGAACTTGCGATGTGAGAGTGGTTAGCTGGACTGTGTGACCGTAAGCTACTGCCGCGTGTTGTAAAAAAATGTCGAAAGCAGATTGTAAGAGCCCCTATAAACGTACTCTGGGGGGATTCATGAAGTGCCATTCTATTAGGTTTCACTCTAAGATTGCTCCTATCGTCTTGTTACCATGCCTACTTTTCTTAGGACAAACTTACCAACAGTTACTTTATTTGTTTGATAAAAGATCATAACCGTAAACCATTGTTTTTTTAATTCGAACCAAATAACGCTAGCTACTTGTCACAAAGTTATACTAGTATATCACCATTAGCCTAATTCTTGATCAAAAGTTTGTTCTAACGGGACCAAACAAGTCTTATAAATAGACTATTGCCCAGACATCAAGTTCGGAAGCTTCGCCATTGTGGCCGTCCCAGCTGGGCTCCAGCGATGTGGTGGACgttggggaggggggggggggggggggggggggggggttatgaGTGATGCTATGTTTTCATGTGGCTCCCTCGATTACCCGTTCTGTCAGTTGAGAATTGTTGAGCTCGCTTAAGCGAGGTTGAACAATCTGAACTATGTTAAGTTTTGTTTCACGAAATAAAGCGGGAGatcttttctctaaaaaaacaaGTCTTATAAATAGAAACGGAGGGCTATGAAAATTAAGGCTCAAGACGCTACCTAGGCGGCTCGACCAGCATTGTTAATTGCCAGTCATGCTCCGTCATCATCATCTCGGGCACACTTTGAATGGAATATGCGGAGCACCCGGGCAGGTATGATTAGGCAGATTAGCTAAGCTGTTACGTAAGGCTAAGTTCACCGAGGGCCCATTTGCTGGTTTGTTGAGACTGCTGCTTGGCACTCTTTTGGCGTGTTCTGGCCTCCTGGGTATCGTGTAGCAGCCGGCGAACTGCAAGCACTGATAATCTTTTAAATCGTACTTGTTAAGTACGTACCAGTTGCTAGTTTAGACCTCCAGCAGTCTAGAACACCTGCAGCTCATGCTGACCAGGGCTTTGTCCAGGTTAGAACACCTGACCGTTTACCGTTACGTACCGAGCAGGAGCGAGCTGCGAGCCAGAAGAccaggaaggggaaggggaaggggaaggggaatgCGTCACGGCAAAGCAAAGGCTCGCCCAACAACCAAACCAGAACCCCCTGACAAGTGACAGCCCGACCCGTCCTCGTCTGCCTACTCCGCTCGATTCCTCCCACCGCCACGCctcggcggcccggcggcgacCGATCCACCGAGCCAGCCTGTCAGCGGCcaggggcgcgcggggcgggatGCCGGGGCCGGGGGCGCACCTGCTGTACGCGCTGtcgggcggggcggcgctgtCGCGGCTCGCCGGGCCGGGGGACCGCCGCTTCGGCGCGCACCACTGCGCCGTCTACGCCGCCAACGCGTTCCTCGGCCCGGACCTCGGCGCCTTCGCCGAGTGGCTCTGCTCCTTCCTCCCGTCCTCGGCCTCCGCGTCGGCCGCGGGGGACCTCGCCATGTCGGCCGTGCACCACCCCTTCTACTACCcgctcctcctcggcctcccgctCGCCTGTGCCTATGCTTGGCTCTCCCGACGGCTGCTCCGCGCCGGCGTCCTCGACTCCCCCGGCGGGGTGCGTGCCGTAATGTTTGATTCCTCATCAGTCTTTTCTACCCCTGGTCCTGGATTTGCTATTTCTGCTTGGCCCTTTTCTGAATCTACTGTTCCGTACGGCTGTGTCTAGCAAATTggtatcttctttttttttagataatgagcCAATTGGTATCTATGTCAGGTCTAGTCCGGGCAATGCCACATTATCCTAATCCTCTGTTGCAGAAAGGGTTCAGGAGCTCCAGAGTCAGAAGCCTCCGTATCAATCTAGTGTTGCGTGCCTGATTTGTTTAATCTTGGTGTTGTTGCAGGTGCCACTAAACAAGAGGCAGTGTTTCTTGCTTATCTCGGCCGGCTCGCTGTCTCATTTTTTCCTGGACCACTTGTTTGAGGTGAGCATGCAACCTCAAGGAATGTTTTCTCGTGAATGGGAGGGGGCATTAGCTTAGAATTGGTGTCTAACCTTGAAGAATGTTTGCTTACCAGTTTGgagaagagttttttttttcttagaaATATCTGCCTAAACCAACCAGCATGCTATTCCTACATGTAAAGTCAAATATGTTCAGATCACAAATGAACCTCCCCCTCGACACATTGGAATTAGCAGTGTCATTTTCCCCAACTGAGTTCATATTGTACTGATGCAGGAGAATGGCCATTCTAAAATGTACACTTGGATCCTGAGCACTGGTTGGTGGAAAGGCCGTGCTCCTATCAATCCTGATGCAGTGGTCATTGTAGGACTTCTTTGCACTTGCCTCATCGGGGGATTTGTGTACATCCACAGGTGATGGTTTTTTTAAGTGCACTATCATTATGTGCAAACTATTCGGTGCAATCCATATAGGCATATACAGAAATTAGATTCGGCTCCTTGCAAAGTTCTAAATTATTAGTTATAGCTTTGTAAGACATGCTGTTATAAATGACACAACATATTTTGGCGCCTCGGCACTATTCCACTACAAATGCTATTTAAAACCTTGTCTCCTTATATACAAAACGACTAATTCAAATTGTTTCTTTATAGACGTTAACATTATGATAATTTAGAACGTCTAAGTTTGGTATCTGTGTTTTTCACCATCATGTTTGGTATGGAAATCGATGATGTTGTTTGGTTAG from Panicum virgatum strain AP13 chromosome 7N, P.virgatum_v5, whole genome shotgun sequence includes the following:
- the LOC120681580 gene encoding uncharacterized protein LOC120681580, coding for MPGPGAHLLYALSGGAALSRLAGPGDRRFGAHHCAVYAANAFLGPDLGAFAEWLCSFLPSSASASAAGDLAMSAVHHPFYYPLLLGLPLACAYAWLSRRLLRAGVLDSPGGVPLNKRQCFLLISAGSLSHFFLDHLFEENGHSKMYTWILSTGWWKGRAPINPDAVVIVGLLCTCLIGGFVYIHRVKHGKSAAEKSNQSFFLILVIATLYCMWCASQIYLRQPPQPAIGEEADLGVIIFLAIYLFLPHGLCVLSMNQKDYTDALNELPLR